Proteins co-encoded in one Coriobacterium glomerans PW2 genomic window:
- a CDS encoding alpha/beta fold hydrolase, with protein sequence MEELKFQSANGSHQICAWIYTPLGEPRGIIQLIHGMGEHSRRYMHMIGSFLEAGFVVAADDHLAHGKTGIENAGLGNPGTHGSDGYLAYLRDERTLHDEALRRVPDVPYFLFGHSWGSMIAREYAARYGEDLLGVMLCGVVSQFAGFERMVEIEPRIAADADADGERSAEEYFKIAFSDANDRFGADEGPNAWIASDPEVVADHGADPFNSFDLTVQFAYDAVQLYRSISDPAWAERVDTRIPFHLISGDQDPTTNFGEGLFHTVNALAESGHQVSSRVYPGYRHEIQNERSIRADVEGDLIGFVEGVLASE encoded by the coding sequence CATCATCCAGCTCATTCACGGCATGGGCGAGCACTCAAGGCGCTACATGCATATGATCGGTTCATTTTTGGAGGCGGGATTCGTCGTCGCGGCCGACGATCATCTGGCGCACGGCAAGACCGGCATCGAGAACGCCGGGTTGGGCAATCCGGGCACGCACGGATCCGACGGATACCTCGCGTATCTGCGCGATGAGAGGACCCTGCACGATGAGGCGCTCCGCCGCGTCCCCGATGTCCCGTATTTCCTGTTCGGGCACAGCTGGGGCTCTATGATCGCACGGGAGTACGCGGCGAGGTACGGCGAGGATCTTCTCGGCGTGATGCTGTGCGGCGTCGTCTCGCAGTTCGCGGGCTTCGAGCGGATGGTCGAGATCGAGCCGCGGATCGCCGCGGATGCCGACGCCGACGGCGAGCGCTCGGCAGAGGAGTACTTCAAGATCGCGTTCAGCGATGCGAACGATCGCTTCGGGGCCGACGAGGGTCCGAACGCCTGGATCGCGTCGGATCCCGAGGTCGTCGCGGATCACGGCGCAGATCCCTTCAATTCATTCGACCTGACGGTGCAGTTCGCCTATGACGCGGTTCAGCTCTATCGGTCTATCAGCGACCCGGCGTGGGCCGAGCGCGTCGACACGCGGATACCGTTTCATCTGATATCAGGCGATCAGGATCCGACGACGAACTTCGGCGAGGGGCTCTTCCATACGGTGAACGCCTTGGCTGAGTCCGGCCACCAGGTCTCATCTCGCGTCTATCCGGGCTATCGCCATGAGATCCAAAACGAGCGGTCCATTCGCGCGGACGTGGAGGGCGATCTCATCGGTTTCGTGGAGGGCGTTCTCGCATCCGAATAG
- the dhaL gene encoding dihydroxyacetone kinase subunit DhaL, whose translation MNVNQFSDVLRCMNTVIAEHKDELSELDAAIGDGDHGANMARGFSLIVQDLDDKEYAGIGELLSAEGMVLLSNVGGASGPLYGTLLIQMGAPLKGCADADGALLADAFHAGVLAVHNLGKAEIGDKTMYDVLAPVDDLLAGWRGEGEGRHASAAEVIALAEEKCESTRDMLAKKGRASYLKERSIGHLDPGARSCSLLIEVMCQQLEKKEAAHA comes from the coding sequence GTGAACGTGAACCAGTTTTCCGATGTTCTGCGCTGCATGAACACGGTCATCGCCGAGCACAAGGATGAGCTGTCCGAGCTCGATGCCGCCATCGGCGACGGAGACCACGGCGCGAACATGGCGCGCGGCTTCTCGCTGATCGTTCAGGATCTGGATGACAAGGAGTACGCCGGCATCGGCGAGCTGCTGAGCGCTGAGGGCATGGTGCTGCTCTCGAATGTCGGCGGCGCATCGGGGCCGCTGTACGGGACGCTGCTCATCCAGATGGGCGCTCCGCTCAAGGGCTGCGCGGACGCTGATGGCGCTCTGCTCGCCGATGCGTTTCACGCCGGAGTGCTCGCGGTGCACAACTTGGGCAAGGCCGAGATCGGTGACAAGACCATGTACGACGTGCTCGCCCCCGTCGACGATCTTCTCGCCGGATGGCGCGGTGAGGGCGAAGGCCGCCACGCCAGCGCTGCCGAGGTGATCGCGCTGGCAGAGGAGAAGTGCGAGTCCACGCGCGACATGCTCGCGAAGAAGGGCCGCGCGAGCTATCTGAAGGAGCGCAGCATCGGCCACCTCGACCCGGGCGCCCGCTCGTGCTCCCTGCTCATCGAGGTCATGTGCCAGCAGCTCGAGAAGAAGGAGGCCGCGCATGCCTAG
- the dhaM gene encoding dihydroxyacetone kinase phosphoryl donor subunit DhaM yields MPSIVVVSHSEKVAEGVVEIASQMAPSVRMVAAGGTGDGRIGTAADRIVAAVEQAWADDGVVLLYDLGSAGMNIQVAMSLMGDRASKMKVLKIPLVEGALVTATYVEGGTALDEIEGKTADMVMEK; encoded by the coding sequence ATGCCTAGCATCGTGGTGGTCTCCCACAGCGAGAAGGTAGCCGAGGGCGTCGTCGAGATCGCCTCGCAGATGGCACCGAGCGTGCGCATGGTCGCCGCCGGCGGGACCGGGGACGGGCGCATCGGTACCGCCGCCGACAGGATCGTCGCGGCGGTCGAGCAAGCTTGGGCAGATGACGGCGTGGTTCTTCTCTACGATCTCGGCTCGGCGGGTATGAACATCCAGGTCGCCATGAGTCTCATGGGCGACAGGGCCTCGAAGATGAAGGTTCTGAAGATCCCGCTCGTCGAGGGCGCGCTCGTCACGGCAACCTATGTGGAGGGCGGTACCGCTCTCGATGAGATCGAGGGCAAGACCGCCGATATGGTGATGGAGAAGTAG